TACCGACTCCTTGAAGGTTTTGAAGTAACCGCACCAAAGGCTTTTGAACTTCAAAGATGACGTGAGCGCCTTGATGGGCTAATAGCTCAATATACCTGCAAAACTGCACCGTATCGCCCAGTCCTTGCTCACTATGAATCAGTATGGTTTTCCCGCTTAGAGCTTCTTTACCTAGCCACAGAGGCTCTGCAAAAGTACGTTTAAATCTTTTGAGGCTACCTTCTACTCCCCAGCGGTACTCATACCCTTCAAATCCCTCTTTCACTTTACCTAAAAGCAGTAGGGCTAAAGCTTGATTCCAATGGGCATCCGCATGCTGTGGAGCGAGCGATAAGGCTTTTGCATACGCACGAAGCGCCTCGTCAATTGCCCCCTTATCGTAGAGGGCATTGCCAAGATTATTATAAGCATCGACATACTGGGGGTTTAGCGACAAGGCTTTGGTGTATGCCTCTATGGCATCATCAATCTTATCTTGAGATTTCAGTGCTGTTGCAAGGTTATTATAGACACCTGCGTGGTTTGGATTGAGCGATAAGGCTTTGGTGTATGCCTCTATGGCTTGATCTGCATTTCCTTGAGCTTTGAGCGTAACGCCAAGATTGTTATAGGCATCGACATACTGTGGATTGAGCGATAAGGCTTTGGTGAAGGCTTCGATGGCATGCGTGAACTTTTTTTGACTCTGCAATACGTTCCCAAGATTGTAATAGGCATCAGCATAGTGTGGATTGAGGGATAACGTTTTGATAAAGACTTTGATGGCTTGATCCATATGCCCTTTGTGATGTAAGGAAACGCCAAGATTATTATAAGCATCGACATGGTTTGGATTGAGAGAGAGGGCTTTGGTGTATGCTTCGATGGCTTCATCCATTTTATCACTGCTTTGCAGTGCAATTCCAAGGTTGTAATAGAGATCCGCATGGTGTGGACTCAGCGGCACAGCTTTGTGAAATGCTTCGATGGCATCTTGAATTTGATGGTTGTCATACAGCGCCATGCCAAGATGATAATAGGCATCGAAGTAGTTTGGATTGAACGATAGCGCTTTGGTATAAGCCTCTATGGCTTCAGGGATGTTGCCTTTTTCATGCAGGACGTTCCCAAGATTGTGATGAATGACCGCATCGCGTGGACTTAAGGACAAGGCTTTGGTGTATGCCTCTATAGCGTCATCCAGCCTTCCTTGCGCTTTTAGGACAGAACCTAGACTATTATAATAGACGTGATGTTGTTTGATCTGTAGCGCTTGCTGAAGGAGTGTGATGGCTTTATCTCTTTGAGCGCGCGCGTTGTAAATCATCCCTAGAAGGTGCAGTGCATCGGAATGATGGGGCTCTG
Above is a genomic segment from Sulfurospirillum halorespirans DSM 13726 containing:
- a CDS encoding tetratricopeptide repeat protein, with product MKHKRVSPAQKVHHEALMNQALYLHQHSKLDEALSLYEKILASEPHHSDALHLLGMIYNARAQRDKAITLLQQALQIKQHHVYYNSLGSVLKAQGRLDDAIEAYTKALSLSPRDAVIHHNLGNVLHEKGNIPEAIEAYTKALSFNPNYFDAYYHLGMALYDNHQIQDAIEAFHKAVPLSPHHADLYYNLGIALQSSDKMDEAIEAYTKALSLNPNHVDAYNNLGVSLHHKGHMDQAIKVFIKTLSLNPHYADAYYNLGNVLQSQKKFTHAIEAFTKALSLNPQYVDAYNNLGVTLKAQGNADQAIEAYTKALSLNPNHAGVYNNLATALKSQDKIDDAIEAYTKALSLNPQYVDAYNNLGNALYDKGAIDEALRAYAKALSLAPQHADAHWNQALALLLLGKVKEGFEGYEYRWGVEGSLKRFKRTFAEPLWLGKEALSGKTILIHSEQGLGDTVQFCRYIELLAHQGAHVIFEVQKPLVRLLQNLQGVGTLIEKGLPLPAFDYHAPLLSLPHAFGTTLETIPHHIPYIEVDQAQIHLWKKRLGEKRALRVGVVWNGGFRANQPELWTANNRRNIPLELIVTLNRADIDFYSLQKGDPAQSELKERRHELWKSDNLFNFMDDVDDFADTAGLISQLDLIISVDTSTAHLAAAMGKPVWLLNRLDTCWRWMLHTEDSPWYPTLRLFRQTAFGDWDGVIQRVKEALDTLAKRA